In Carassius auratus strain Wakin unplaced genomic scaffold, ASM336829v1 scaf_tig00003102, whole genome shotgun sequence, a genomic segment contains:
- the rab35a gene encoding ras-related protein Rab-35, protein MARDYDYLFKLLIIGDSGVGKSSLLLRFADNTFSGSYITTIGVDFKIRTVEINGEKVKLQIWDTAGQERFRTITSTYYRGTHGVIVVYDVSSAESFVNVKRWLHEINQNCDDVCRILVGNKNDDPASKVVETNDAQKFAEQMGIRLFETSAKENINVEDMFNCITELVLKTRKECVAKQQQQQQSEVVKLSKSSKRKKKCC, encoded by the exons ATGGCGCGGGACTATGATTACCTCTTCAAGCTGCTCATCATCGGCGACAGCG GTGTTGGCAAAAGCAGTTTACTGCTGAGGTTTGCTGATAACACTTTTTCAG GCAGCTACATCACCACCATCGGTGTGGACTTCAAGATTCGCACGGTGGAGATCAACGGGGAGAAAGTCAAGCTGCAGATCTGGGATACAGCGGGACAGGAGCGATTCCGGACGATCACCTCCAC GTACTATAGAGGCACTCATGGGGTTATAGTGGTTTATGACGTCTCCAGCGCCGAGTCGTTCGTGAACGTCAAACGCTGGCTTCATGAAATCAATCAGAACTGTGACGACGTCTGTCGAATATTAG TGGGTAATAAGAACGATGATCCCGCCTCTAAAGTGGTGGAGACCAATGACGCGCAGAAGTTTGCCGAGCAGATGGGCATCCGACTGTTTGAGACCAGCGCCAAAGAGAACATCAACGTGGAGGAC ATGTTCAACTGCATCACTGAGCTCGTCCTGAAGACACGCAAAGAGTGTGTGgccaaacagcagcagcagcagcagagcgaAGTCGTCAAACTGAGCAAGAGCAGCAAACGCAAGAAGAAGTGCTGCTAG